A genomic segment from Halobaculum sp. MBLA0147 encodes:
- a CDS encoding RNA-guided endonuclease InsQ/TnpB family protein produces the protein MEVRRTVPVTLDVDSPDAALLEETIDQFLWAAQYVTDHAFQGEYVTTSKTTLNDETYDDVREATDLHSNHVQSARNKAAEACKGVVERWKQGKKASKPQFTSPHLVYESRTATFHDDYVSLATVDGRIKADYVLPENPENTPHQKYLFNDDYEITSAELHRKHGEWQLHICCTADVEIDTSAQTATENGTVLGVDLGVNQLAVTSTGQFWSGDEFDHWRREYEKRRGDLQEHGTRWAHENIQSVGRKEEGRFKQTLHRISNELIAEARENGCTVIAFEDLADIRERTGASWGHKWAFDRLYEYVEYKAEAYGLDVHQVNPKNTSRRCSECGFTHPDNRNGTDFECLKCEYQNDADYNAAKNIGLRYLRGTQTESDGGAPVGVRLNSGTLNVNGEYESPADVSARTGVHAESPPL, from the coding sequence ATGGAAGTGCGCCGGACCGTCCCAGTCACGCTTGACGTGGACAGTCCTGACGCTGCACTTCTCGAAGAGACCATTGACCAGTTCCTCTGGGCAGCGCAGTACGTCACCGACCACGCCTTCCAAGGTGAGTACGTCACCACCAGCAAGACTACCCTCAACGACGAAACCTACGACGATGTTCGGGAGGCCACCGACCTCCACTCGAACCACGTTCAATCAGCCCGCAACAAAGCTGCCGAAGCGTGCAAAGGCGTCGTCGAACGCTGGAAACAGGGCAAGAAGGCCTCGAAGCCACAGTTCACCAGCCCACACCTCGTGTACGAGTCTCGAACAGCCACGTTCCACGACGACTACGTGAGCCTCGCTACCGTCGACGGGCGAATCAAAGCCGACTACGTACTTCCCGAGAACCCGGAGAACACGCCCCACCAGAAGTACCTCTTCAACGACGACTACGAGATTACCAGCGCGGAACTCCACCGGAAGCACGGTGAGTGGCAACTTCACATCTGTTGCACAGCAGACGTGGAGATCGACACGTCGGCGCAGACAGCCACCGAGAACGGAACGGTTCTCGGGGTTGACCTCGGCGTGAACCAGCTTGCCGTCACCAGTACGGGCCAGTTCTGGAGTGGTGACGAGTTCGACCACTGGCGACGAGAATACGAGAAACGCCGGGGTGACCTGCAAGAACACGGGACGCGGTGGGCACACGAGAACATCCAGTCAGTCGGACGGAAAGAAGAAGGTCGATTCAAACAGACGCTCCATCGTATCAGCAACGAGCTGATCGCAGAGGCTCGTGAGAACGGGTGTACGGTGATTGCCTTCGAGGACTTGGCCGATATTCGAGAACGGACTGGTGCATCGTGGGGCCACAAGTGGGCGTTCGACCGCCTGTACGAGTACGTCGAGTACAAGGCCGAAGCGTACGGGCTAGATGTCCACCAAGTGAACCCGAAGAACACGTCACGGCGCTGTTCTGAGTGTGGGTTCACCCACCCCGACAACCGGAACGGTACGGACTTCGAGTGTCTGAAGTGCGAGTATCAGAACGACGCTGACTACAACGCAGCAAAAAACATCGGTTTGCGGTATCTCCGTGGCACTCAAACTGAGAGCGACGGAGGCGCACCCGTAGGCGTGCGCTTGAACAGCGGGACGCTGAACGTGAACGGTGAGTATGAATCACCTGCCGACGTGTCGGCCAGAACGGGCGTCCACGCTGAAAGCCCACCCCTTTAG